From a single Erpetoichthys calabaricus chromosome 1, fErpCal1.3, whole genome shotgun sequence genomic region:
- the LOC114660852 gene encoding proline and serine-rich protein 2-like gives MPTKYSDSGSSTMEIQMTPKHKMTFGINGNHEGPGGHTLPRSDAFDHDDNSFQFLSHEEKECLMFFETTIDSFDHDDEAEIVQLSTSSLDEADTAGLPHTQSIEEQEDIIDLVQKNQINLESKPFVSNSPFSKDDTGSSWVEEINAKPPMTKTLSSSSCSPLPSPRSEEDGDVQKVQRQNSFSNFHPIGSVPTPVIVAQKIARTQSVNRESPSSSKFDERKRSLDNKFLFLSGKHSDNPDHKLLKLPGNINLNACPKKVIDTIARAAVNVPERRAQVLANLHDTMFTPLNEDESLENILRRNISFKGSTPNLSRPEDCLIESEHISKVSSSQTDISTNETVTDAYPHRETEPKATSANRLWKSVSFKPVGSSPENGNVRSFATKSFHERKADTPSSEVRRSSSRPSGFRPLGITVQFSGRDSEESRKEALRKLGLVRSSS, from the exons ATGCCAACAAAATACTCTGACTCCGGTTCATCTACAATGGAAATTCAAATGACgccaaaacacaaaatgactttTGGAATTAATGGAAACCATGAAGGTCCAGGAGGTCATACGCTGCCTAGGAGTGATGCCTTT GATCATGATGATAACAGCTTTCAGTTTCTGTCGCATGAAGAAAAAGAATGTCTGATGTTTTTTGAGACCACCATAGATTCTTTTGATCATGATGACGAAGCTGAGATTGTCCAGCTATCTACTAGCTCTCTTGATGAAGCTGATACTGCTGGACTTCCTCACACACAGAGTATTGAAGAGCAAGAAGACATCATAGACCTGGTGCAAAAAAACCAAATCAATTTGGAAAGTAAACCTTTTGTAAGCAATTCTCCATTTTCCAAAG ATGATACTGGTTCCAGCTGGGTAGAAGAGATCAACGCGAAACCACCTATGACAAAGACCTTGTCTTCGTCTTCTTGCTCCCCTCTTCCTTCTCCACGTTCAGAAGAAGACGGTGATGTCCAGAAGGTCCAGAGACAGAATTCCTTTAGTAACTTCCATCCTATAGGTTCAGTCCCGACCCCTGTCATTGTGGCCCAGAAGATTGCCCGCACACAGTCTGTCAATAGGGAGTCGCCTTCAAGCTCAAAGTTTGATGAAAGAAAGAGGAGTTTAGATAataaatttctcttcctttctGGGAAACATTCCGACAATCCTGATCATAAATTGCTGAAGTTACCTGGCAACATTAATCTCAATGCATGTCCAAAAAAAGTCATTGACACCATAGCAAGAGCTGCGGTAAATGTGCCAGAACGCAGAGCCCAAGTACTTGCCAACCTTCATGATACAAtgtttactccattaaatgaggATGAGAGTCTAGAGAATATTCTAAGAAGAAATATATCCTTCAAAGGTTCAACTCCTAACTTAAGTAGGCCAGAGGATTGTCTCATAGAGTCTGAACATATATCCAAAGTTTCATCTTCTCAAACAGATATAAGTACAAATGAAACTGTGACTGATGCATATCCACACAGAGAAACTGAACCCAAAGCAACATCAGCCAATCGTCTGTGGAAATCTGTCTCCTTTAAGCCAGTTGGTAGCTCACCAGAAAATGGGAATGTGCGTTCTTTTGCAACCAAAAGTTTTCATGAAAGAAAAGCAGACACACCATCATCAGAGGTAAGAAGATCTTCTTCTAGACCATCTGGTTTTCGTCCTTTGGGAATTACAGTTCAGTTTTCTGGCCGAGACTCTGAAGAGTCCAGAAAAGAAGCTTTGAGGAAACTTGGACTTGTGAGGAGCTCTTCATGA